The following proteins are encoded in a genomic region of Streptococcus constellatus subsp. constellatus:
- a CDS encoding HDIG domain-containing metalloprotein codes for MLYKEDKEYMEHVGQLIAQPRVQKLKTITHHIYSNRLEHSIHVSYTSYKIAKKLGWDAKSTARGGLLHDMFYYDWRETKFNKSHAWVHPRLAVRNARKVTKLNKVEEDIILKHMWGATVAPPRYKEGYIVTMVDKYWAIKEAIAPVRKKIAKRRLFHRKMLKS; via the coding sequence ATGCTTTATAAAGAAGATAAAGAGTATATGGAGCATGTTGGACAATTGATTGCTCAACCACGCGTCCAGAAATTAAAAACCATAACACATCACATTTATTCCAACCGTTTGGAACATTCGATTCATGTTAGTTATACGAGTTATAAAATTGCTAAGAAATTAGGTTGGGATGCAAAAAGTACCGCGCGTGGAGGTCTTTTGCACGATATGTTTTATTATGATTGGCGAGAAACGAAATTTAATAAAAGTCATGCTTGGGTACATCCTCGGTTAGCGGTGAGGAATGCACGGAAAGTAACCAAACTAAATAAAGTCGAAGAAGATATCATTCTCAAACACATGTGGGGTGCAACAGTAGCGCCACCGCGGTATAAAGAGGGCTATATTGTCACCATGGTGGATAAATACTGGGCAATCAAGGAAGCAATAGCACCAGTTCGGAAAAAGATTGCTAAAAGAAGACTTTTCCACAGAAAAATGTTAAAATCATAA
- a CDS encoding TrmH family RNA methyltransferase has protein sequence MNIITSKANNVVKNTKKLLQKKYRKDSYLIEGWHLFEEAVNAQAEIRHIFVLKNFFDKVKDFSQVHVVTSEILTDLADSKTPQGIVAEIAFEKQSAPSFLKGKYLFLEDVQDPGNVGTIIRTADAAGYDGVFISQHSADIYNLKTLRSMQGSHFHLPIYQMKTSDFLELAKQIQLPVLATTLSRDSIDYRELVPMTDFVLVLGNEGQGISQQMMDKADQLVHISMKGRAESLNVAVAAGILIFSLS, from the coding sequence ATGAATATTATAACCTCAAAAGCTAATAATGTGGTAAAAAATACTAAAAAATTACTTCAAAAAAAGTATCGGAAGGACTCATACTTAATTGAGGGTTGGCATTTATTTGAAGAAGCAGTAAATGCACAAGCTGAGATTCGACATATCTTTGTTTTAAAAAATTTTTTTGATAAAGTGAAAGATTTTTCTCAAGTTCATGTGGTAACCTCAGAAATTTTGACTGATTTGGCTGATTCGAAAACGCCGCAGGGCATTGTGGCAGAGATTGCTTTTGAAAAACAATCTGCTCCTTCATTTCTCAAAGGGAAATATCTCTTTTTAGAAGATGTGCAGGATCCCGGAAATGTAGGAACGATTATCCGAACGGCTGATGCAGCTGGTTATGATGGAGTGTTTATTTCGCAGCATTCGGCAGATATTTACAATCTTAAAACCCTACGTTCCATGCAGGGCAGTCATTTTCATTTGCCTATTTATCAAATGAAAACATCAGATTTTCTTGAGCTTGCCAAACAAATACAATTGCCGGTCTTGGCAACGACACTTTCAAGAGATTCTATTGATTATCGAGAATTAGTACCAATGACAGATTTTGTTCTTGTATTGGGAAATGAAGGGCAAGGAATCAGCCAGCAGATGATGGATAAGGCAGATCAACTGGTTCATATTTCGATGAAAGGACGAGCTGAGAGTTTAAATGTAGCCGTTGCAGCAGGAATTCTCATCTTTTCTTTAAGTTAA
- a CDS encoding acylphosphatase has protein sequence MQKVRMIAQGRVQGVGFRWGVYRLATEIGGITGRVWNNEDGTVEILAQAENSALMAKFIQEIRKGPTPFSKVSYLDVTMTNFESYSDFKIAN, from the coding sequence ATGCAAAAAGTAAGAATGATTGCACAAGGTCGCGTACAAGGGGTCGGATTCCGTTGGGGAGTCTATAGGCTTGCTACAGAAATTGGTGGCATTACAGGGCGTGTCTGGAATAATGAAGATGGTACCGTAGAGATTTTGGCGCAAGCAGAAAACTCTGCCCTTATGGCAAAATTTATCCAAGAAATCCGCAAAGGACCAACGCCATTTTCAAAAGTCAGCTATTTAGATGTTACAATGACGAATTTTGAATCCTATTCAGATTTTAAAATTGCAAATTAA
- the yidC gene encoding membrane protein insertase YidC codes for MKKLNRILFSGLGLSMLLLLSGCVQVKDGKPAGFVWDIIGRPMSFAIQYFANNMGLGFGVAIIIVTLIVRLIILPLGLYQSWKATYQSEKMNYLKPIFEPIQEHMKNAETQEEKLAAQQALMAAQKENGVSMFGGIGCLPLLIQLPFFSALYFSAQYTEGIAHSVFLGIPLGKASILLTAIVGVLYFIQSALTLVGVDEVQKEQMKKMMYMSPLMIVIFSFTAPAGVTLYWVIGGFIMIIQQLIINHYIRPQLRKRVAEEYKNNPPKAIKNSTYKKDVTPQAQAVIENRKQNKKKNRNAGKQRSR; via the coding sequence GTGAAAAAATTAAATCGTATTTTATTCTCAGGATTAGGGTTATCTATGCTTCTGCTGCTCTCAGGATGTGTGCAAGTAAAAGATGGTAAGCCTGCTGGGTTTGTCTGGGATATCATTGGAAGACCAATGAGCTTTGCCATTCAGTATTTTGCTAATAACATGGGGCTAGGTTTTGGTGTTGCTATTATCATTGTTACCCTGATTGTGCGGCTGATCATTTTGCCACTGGGACTTTATCAATCATGGAAAGCAACTTATCAATCTGAAAAGATGAACTACTTGAAGCCTATTTTTGAGCCTATCCAAGAACATATGAAAAATGCTGAAACACAAGAAGAAAAACTTGCTGCTCAGCAAGCACTCATGGCTGCTCAAAAAGAAAATGGTGTCAGCATGTTTGGCGGGATTGGCTGCTTACCATTACTGATTCAATTGCCTTTCTTCTCGGCTTTGTACTTTTCAGCTCAATACACTGAAGGAATTGCACACAGCGTATTTTTAGGTATTCCACTTGGAAAAGCCAGCATTCTCCTTACTGCTATCGTCGGTGTTTTGTATTTCATCCAGTCTGCTTTAACTCTTGTCGGTGTTGATGAAGTTCAAAAAGAACAAATGAAAAAAATGATGTACATGAGCCCGCTCATGATTGTTATCTTTTCTTTCACAGCTCCAGCAGGTGTAACACTTTACTGGGTAATCGGCGGTTTCATTATGATCATTCAACAATTGATTATCAATCATTACATCCGTCCTCAGCTCAGAAAACGCGTAGCTGAAGAATACAAAAATAACCCACCTAAAGCCATTAAAAATTCTACTTATAAAAAGGATGTAACCCCTCAAGCACAGGCCGTTATCGAAAATAGAAAACAAAATAAAAAGAAAAATCGTAATGCTGGAAAACAACGTTCAAGATAA
- a CDS encoding 8-oxo-dGTP diphosphatase has product MSHQSQVILTNMCLIEDDQNRIVMQIRDPKRYSWSGAALPGGHIEEKESLHQAVVREVYEETGLTIHRPRLVGMKHWYTAEGIRYLVFLYRTNEFSGHIRSSEEGEVMWVAREDLDTMELAYDLKNLLRIFDDKSLSELFYSERLENDFVREFW; this is encoded by the coding sequence ATGTCCCATCAGTCCCAAGTGATTTTAACCAACATGTGTCTAATTGAAGATGATCAGAATCGTATTGTTATGCAGATTCGGGATCCAAAACGGTATTCTTGGTCAGGAGCAGCTCTACCTGGCGGACATATAGAAGAAAAAGAAAGTCTCCACCAAGCAGTTGTGCGTGAAGTATATGAGGAAACGGGATTAACAATCCATCGTCCTAGACTGGTTGGTATGAAACATTGGTACACGGCGGAAGGTATTCGTTATCTGGTCTTTCTTTATCGTACAAATGAATTTTCTGGTCATATTCGTTCGTCAGAAGAAGGTGAAGTTATGTGGGTGGCGCGTGAAGACCTAGATACTATGGAGTTGGCTTATGATTTAAAAAATCTACTACGTATTTTTGATGATAAATCGTTGTCAGAATTATTTTATAGTGAGCGCTTAGAAAATGATTTTGTTCGTGAATTTTGGTAA
- the greA gene encoding transcription elongation factor GreA yields the protein MAEKTYPMTLEEKEKLEKELEELKLVRRPEVVERIKIARSYGDLSENSEYEAAKDEQAFVEGQISSLETKIRYAEIVDSDAVAHDEVAIGKTVTIQEVGETDEEVYMIVGAAGADAFAGKVSNESPIGQALIGKKTGDTATVETPIGSYDVKILKVEKTA from the coding sequence ATGGCAGAAAAAACTTATCCTATGACCCTTGAAGAAAAGGAAAAACTTGAAAAAGAATTAGAAGAACTTAAATTGGTTCGCCGTCCTGAAGTAGTAGAGCGTATTAAAATTGCTCGTTCTTATGGAGATTTATCAGAAAATAGTGAGTATGAAGCAGCCAAAGATGAGCAAGCTTTTGTTGAAGGACAAATATCTAGTCTAGAAACCAAGATTCGTTACGCTGAAATTGTAGACAGCGATGCAGTAGCTCATGATGAAGTCGCTATTGGTAAGACTGTTACGATTCAAGAAGTTGGTGAAACAGACGAAGAAGTCTATATGATTGTTGGCGCAGCTGGAGCAGATGCTTTTGCTGGAAAAGTCTCTAATGAAAGTCCTATTGGACAAGCTCTAATTGGCAAGAAAACAGGTGACACAGCTACAGTTGAAACACCTATTGGTAGTTATGATGTAAAAATCCTAAAAGTCGAAAAAACAGCATAA
- the mltG gene encoding endolytic transglycosylase MltG, whose translation MAEDSQEKEGLSFKEQILRDLARAKGTEQPTPVEKSNDLHEKLGLGQSTLPSIQEEEETLASEMDIPQVQKEETNEPEPAPLESPLPTIEQIEAEAAAREEKEFNTHTTKVPVSYPINKAVEEIKVPEELVQPAVYGTEKETKQLSRSNRTSQIVTTQKRQNKIAGKIVKTVLILLLLGIGITGFFAYRYVASALQPVDAKNTKYVTVKIPTGSSTKEIGTVLEKAGLIKNAQIFSYYAKFNNYADFQSGYYNLQKSMNLDAIAKKLQQGGTDTPQDPSMEKLTIPEGYTIEQIAKMIAKLKKNKLSSEAFLKKIQDDNFITQEAAKYPKLLESLAKKESGVKYRLEGYLFPATYNVTDSTTAETLIDQMLAAMDKTMSRYYDVLATKNLTVHDVLTIASLVEKEGSTDQDRKNIASVFYNRLNQNMPLQSNIAILYAQGKLGQKTTLSEDAAIDTNIDSPYNVYKNTGLMPGPVDNPSLSTIEATVNPVKTDYLYFVANTETGKVYFATTYAEHEKNVQEHVNSKLTKPSSSN comes from the coding sequence TTGGCTGAAGATTCACAAGAAAAAGAAGGGTTGAGTTTTAAAGAGCAAATTCTGCGAGACTTAGCTAGAGCAAAGGGGACTGAACAACCTACCCCTGTAGAAAAATCTAATGATTTACACGAAAAGTTGGGGCTAGGCCAATCGACACTTCCTTCTATTCAGGAAGAAGAGGAAACACTTGCTTCTGAAATGGATATACCACAGGTGCAAAAAGAAGAAACTAACGAGCCAGAGCCGGCTCCATTAGAAAGTCCTCTTCCAACCATTGAGCAAATAGAAGCCGAAGCGGCAGCTAGGGAAGAGAAAGAGTTTAATACTCATACAACGAAAGTCCCTGTTTCTTACCCAATCAATAAAGCGGTCGAAGAAATCAAGGTTCCAGAAGAATTGGTTCAGCCTGCAGTTTACGGAACAGAGAAAGAAACAAAGCAACTTTCTCGTTCAAATCGGACTTCTCAGATAGTCACTACTCAGAAGCGTCAAAACAAAATCGCAGGAAAAATTGTTAAAACTGTTTTGATATTACTGCTTTTAGGAATTGGAATAACTGGTTTCTTTGCTTATCGTTATGTTGCGTCGGCACTACAACCAGTTGATGCGAAAAATACCAAGTATGTGACGGTTAAGATTCCGACTGGATCGAGTACCAAAGAAATTGGAACGGTCTTGGAAAAAGCTGGTTTGATCAAAAATGCTCAGATTTTTAGCTATTATGCCAAATTTAACAATTATGCAGATTTCCAATCAGGTTATTACAATCTGCAAAAGAGTATGAATTTGGATGCAATTGCTAAAAAACTACAGCAAGGTGGAACAGATACTCCGCAAGATCCATCAATGGAAAAATTGACGATTCCAGAGGGATATACGATTGAACAAATTGCAAAAATGATTGCGAAGCTGAAGAAAAATAAATTATCTTCAGAAGCTTTCTTAAAGAAAATACAAGATGATAATTTTATCACTCAGGAAGCTGCGAAATATCCGAAATTATTGGAAAGCCTAGCTAAAAAAGAGAGTGGTGTGAAGTATCGCTTAGAGGGCTATCTTTTCCCTGCTACTTACAATGTGACAGATAGTACAACAGCTGAAACTCTCATTGATCAAATGTTAGCTGCAATGGATAAGACTATGTCACGATATTATGATGTTTTAGCAACGAAGAACTTGACGGTGCACGATGTTTTAACAATTGCATCCTTGGTTGAAAAAGAAGGTTCAACGGATCAAGATCGGAAAAATATTGCAAGTGTTTTTTACAACCGTTTGAATCAAAATATGCCTTTACAAAGCAATATTGCAATTCTGTATGCTCAAGGAAAACTTGGACAAAAAACGACCTTATCGGAAGACGCTGCAATTGATACGAATATTGATTCGCCTTACAACGTCTATAAAAACACTGGTTTAATGCCTGGCCCTGTAGATAATCCGAGTCTCTCTACTATTGAAGCGACGGTTAATCCAGTTAAAACTGATTATCTATACTTCGTAGCTAATACAGAAACAGGAAAAGTTTATTTCGCAACTACCTATGCAGAACATGAGAAAAATGTTCAGGAGCATGTCAATAGTAAATTGACAAAGCCAAGTAGTTCGAATTAA
- a CDS encoding GNAT family N-acetyltransferase codes for MKIRQANLADLDAIAAIELENFGPEEALSREILEIHIQKLTTSFLVAERGGQMLGYLEGPVRPERHLVDQSFTSEVKDYSHLPNHYISLTSLSISKNAQNMGLGRSLLDAMKEIAIRDQRLGINLTCHDYLVGYYEKHGFINEGLSQSTYAGELWYDMVWETPSN; via the coding sequence ATGAAGATTAGACAAGCAAATTTAGCAGATTTGGATGCTATTGCGGCTATTGAGTTGGAGAATTTTGGACCAGAGGAAGCCTTAAGTCGAGAGATTTTAGAAATTCATATTCAAAAATTAACAACAAGTTTCTTAGTCGCTGAACGAGGCGGTCAGATGTTAGGCTACCTAGAGGGACCTGTTCGTCCAGAACGCCATCTAGTAGACCAATCCTTTACTTCAGAAGTAAAAGATTATAGTCATTTACCGAATCATTATATTTCGTTGACCAGTTTATCGATTTCTAAAAATGCGCAAAATATGGGACTAGGTCGTAGCTTGTTGGATGCAATGAAAGAGATTGCTATTCGAGACCAGCGCTTGGGAATCAACTTAACTTGTCATGATTATTTAGTCGGATATTATGAAAAGCATGGTTTTATCAATGAGGGCCTGTCTCAATCTACCTATGCAGGTGAACTTTGGTATGATATGGTTTGGGAAACGCCTAGTAATTGA
- a CDS encoding GNAT family N-acetyltransferase, which yields MSSNLTPQVTIREAILEDLETIKAIEQVNFSTTAVGAETIQKWIAHVPNTCLIAELNEKIAGYIVGAAVFSYRLKNNTSDNLEKWQQDSDFMTIQRLSIHPDFKGQGIGTLLLAALKEKAVVQNRPGINLTCHDYLISYYEMNNFKNEGISDSVHAGVGWYDMVWDNPYFKE from the coding sequence ATGTCCAGTAATCTAACTCCTCAAGTCACTATTCGAGAAGCTATTTTGGAAGATTTGGAAACAATCAAGGCTATCGAACAGGTGAATTTTTCCACAACAGCGGTTGGTGCAGAAACTATTCAAAAATGGATTGCACATGTTCCAAATACATGCTTAATAGCAGAATTAAATGAAAAAATAGCTGGCTATATTGTCGGGGCAGCCGTTTTTTCATATCGTTTGAAAAATAATACATCAGACAATTTGGAAAAATGGCAACAAGATTCTGATTTTATGACGATTCAACGATTATCAATTCATCCGGATTTTAAAGGACAGGGAATTGGAACTCTGCTACTTGCAGCTTTAAAAGAAAAAGCAGTCGTTCAAAATCGACCAGGGATCAATCTAACTTGTCATGATTATTTGATTTCCTATTATGAAATGAATAATTTTAAGAATGAAGGAATTTCAGATTCCGTTCATGCTGGAGTTGGTTGGTATGATATGGTTTGGGATAATCCGTATTTTAAGGAGTAA
- the murC gene encoding UDP-N-acetylmuramate--L-alanine ligase: protein MTKTYHFIGIKGSGMSALALMLHQMGHQVQGSDVEKYYFTQRGLEQAGIKILPFDEKNLQADVEVIAGNAFRPDNNLEIAYADANGISYKRYHEFLGIFMRNFVSMGVAGAHGKTSTTGMLAHVLSNITDTSYLIGDGTGRGSANAKYFAFEADEYERHFMPYHPEYSIITNIDFDHPDYFTSLEDVFNAFNDYAKQVSKGVFVYGEDKELRRITANAPIYYYGFKEGNDFVAHDLLRSTTGSSFKVSFRGKELGEFKIPSFGRHNIMNATAVIGLLYTAGFDLTLVREHLATFGGVKRRFTEKMVNGTTIIDDFAHHPTEIIATLDAARQKYPSKEIVAIFQPHTFTRTIALLDEFAEALNQADAVYLAQIYGSAREVDHGDVKVEDLAAKIVKKADIITVDNVSPLLEHPNAVYVFMGAGDIQTYEYSFERLLSNLTSNVQ, encoded by the coding sequence ATGACAAAAACCTATCATTTTATCGGGATTAAGGGCTCTGGAATGAGTGCCTTAGCATTGATGCTGCATCAAATGGGACATCAAGTTCAAGGAAGCGATGTTGAAAAATACTATTTCACTCAACGTGGCTTAGAACAAGCAGGAATTAAAATCTTGCCTTTTGACGAAAAAAATCTTCAAGCAGATGTAGAAGTTATTGCAGGAAATGCTTTCCGTCCGGATAATAATCTTGAAATTGCCTACGCCGATGCAAATGGCATTTCTTATAAGCGTTACCATGAATTTCTTGGAATCTTTATGCGTAATTTTGTCAGCATGGGGGTGGCGGGTGCACATGGAAAGACATCAACGACTGGCATGTTAGCACACGTTTTGTCAAATATTACAGATACTAGTTATCTCATCGGTGACGGTACGGGACGTGGCTCTGCAAATGCGAAATATTTTGCGTTTGAAGCAGATGAATATGAGCGTCACTTTATGCCTTATCATCCTGAATATTCGATTATTACGAATATTGACTTTGACCACCCAGATTATTTTACCAGCTTAGAAGATGTTTTCAATGCATTTAATGATTATGCTAAACAAGTTAGCAAAGGGGTGTTTGTTTACGGTGAAGACAAGGAGTTGCGTCGGATTACAGCCAATGCTCCTATTTATTATTATGGTTTTAAGGAAGGAAATGACTTTGTCGCTCATGATTTGCTTCGTTCTACGACGGGTTCCAGCTTTAAAGTTTCTTTCCGCGGAAAAGAATTAGGAGAATTCAAGATTCCTAGCTTTGGTCGCCACAATATTATGAATGCAACAGCTGTTATTGGTTTATTGTATACAGCTGGATTTGATTTGACTTTGGTTCGAGAGCATTTGGCTACTTTTGGTGGTGTGAAACGTCGCTTCACTGAAAAAATGGTGAATGGAACGACAATTATTGATGACTTTGCTCATCACCCTACTGAAATCATTGCAACTTTAGATGCAGCTCGCCAGAAATATCCAAGCAAAGAAATCGTTGCAATTTTCCAACCCCATACCTTTACTAGGACTATCGCACTTTTGGACGAATTTGCAGAAGCTTTGAATCAAGCAGATGCAGTGTATTTAGCACAGATTTATGGTTCTGCACGTGAAGTGGATCATGGAGATGTCAAAGTAGAAGATTTGGCAGCGAAGATCGTGAAAAAAGCAGACATCATTACCGTTGACAATGTTTCTCCCTTACTAGAACATCCAAATGCGGTTTACGTTTTCATGGGGGCTGGTGATATTCAAACCTATGAATATTCTTTTGAACGCTTATTATCCAATTTGACAAGCAATGTCCAGTAA
- a CDS encoding DEAD/DEAH box helicase yields the protein MAKLIPGKIRTEGTTLYEAGKIEILKVKDRMIYSRVENHNLRYSLDDEAIFCACDFFQKKKYCAHLAGLEYFLKNDPEGKVVLANLEEEQTTSEATQTKVSFGSLFLDKILLTEEIPVRYELSAVGQEDDYTGQFLWTLRISRLPDERSYVVRDIRAFLKIVEKGDYYQIGKHYYEKMQLAAFDEASQEVIQFLRGLVSYQQDQDTSFIFPNAARHLYFPSSLFEEGLNRLMNLPHFRLEYSLYDYDEVFFQDLHAEVGIYDFTVEENSDYFELTITEQNYKILYGGDFIFYGNHFYQLTEQQKRMIQVMRELPVDTDRKKRLQFDTSDQAKLASGLLEFRKIGSIHAPESLVIHTFTPLFNFELLESKEISLKIQFDYGTRIVASRLELEKLPFASDFQLEQKVFQQTLSAGFEANFVSKRPPLQPQELYSFFTSTLPRFKRLGKVIVSENLAALYQVERPTISIQTNGGLLDIGFDFTSIDQAEVDDALAALFSTNDYFINKSGKVLVFDEETKRVSKTLQDLRAKKGKNGIFQTQRIAAYQLSELFKNQEKVNFSEEFRHLAFDLTHPEEFTLPPLKVEATLRDYQETGVKWISMLDRYGFGGILADDMGLGKTLQTIAFLSSRLKKETNVLILAPSSLIYNWLDEFAKFAPDIDAAVIYGLKSIRDNLIAERHQVMITSYASFRQDVEEYSQLNFDYLFLDEAQVMKNTQTKIAHHLRNFEVKNTFALSGTPIENNLSELWSIFQIVLPGLLPSKKNFLKLPAETVARFIKPFVMRRKKEDVLQELPELIEVSYRNELADSQKAIYLAQLKQMQERVLTSTEEELNRSKMEILSGLMRLRQICDTPTLFMEDYHGESGKLESLLELLEQIQTGSHRVLIFSQFRGMLDIIEKELKKMKMETFKITGSTPAKERQEMTNAFNNGEGDAFLISLKAGGVGLNLTGADTVILVDLWWNPAVESQAIGRAHRMGQERNVEVYRLITRGTIEEKIQELQESKRHLVSTILDGTESRSSLTVAEIREILGISTETLEK from the coding sequence ATGGCAAAATTGATTCCTGGGAAGATTCGGACAGAAGGGACGACTCTTTATGAAGCAGGGAAAATTGAAATTCTTAAAGTGAAAGATCGGATGATTTACAGCCGAGTTGAAAATCACAATCTGCGATATAGCTTGGACGACGAAGCCATTTTTTGTGCCTGTGATTTTTTTCAAAAAAAGAAATATTGTGCTCATCTCGCAGGATTAGAATATTTTCTAAAAAATGACCCCGAAGGAAAAGTTGTTTTGGCCAATCTGGAAGAAGAACAGACAACTTCTGAGGCAACACAAACAAAGGTCTCTTTTGGCAGTCTTTTTTTGGATAAAATTCTTCTAACAGAAGAAATACCTGTTCGATATGAATTATCGGCAGTTGGGCAAGAAGATGATTATACAGGACAATTTCTGTGGACTTTGCGTATCAGTCGTTTACCCGATGAACGCTCTTATGTTGTTCGAGATATTCGTGCTTTTTTAAAAATTGTTGAAAAAGGCGATTATTATCAAATCGGAAAACACTACTATGAAAAAATGCAATTAGCTGCTTTTGACGAAGCCAGCCAAGAGGTGATTCAGTTTTTACGAGGGCTTGTTTCTTATCAGCAAGATCAAGATACTTCTTTTATTTTTCCAAATGCAGCTAGACATCTTTATTTTCCATCTAGTCTGTTTGAGGAAGGCTTGAATCGGCTTATGAATTTGCCGCATTTCCGCTTAGAATACAGTCTTTATGACTATGACGAAGTTTTTTTCCAAGATTTACATGCCGAAGTAGGAATTTATGATTTTACAGTAGAGGAAAATTCAGATTATTTTGAACTCACTATTACAGAGCAAAATTATAAAATTCTATACGGTGGTGACTTTATTTTTTATGGAAATCATTTTTACCAATTAACTGAACAGCAAAAGCGTATGATTCAGGTGATGCGAGAATTGCCTGTGGACACCGATCGTAAAAAACGCCTGCAATTTGATACAAGTGATCAAGCGAAACTGGCTTCAGGATTACTAGAATTTCGCAAAATCGGCTCTATTCATGCACCAGAAAGTCTGGTGATTCATACTTTCACCCCGTTATTTAATTTTGAGTTGTTAGAGTCTAAAGAAATCAGTCTCAAAATTCAGTTTGATTATGGAACTCGTATAGTCGCCAGTCGTTTGGAGTTAGAAAAATTACCATTTGCTAGTGATTTTCAGTTAGAACAAAAAGTTTTTCAACAAACTCTATCTGCTGGTTTTGAAGCAAATTTTGTAAGCAAGCGTCCTCCGCTGCAACCACAAGAGCTTTATTCATTCTTCACATCAACTCTTCCTCGTTTCAAACGATTGGGAAAGGTAATTGTATCAGAAAATTTGGCAGCTTTATACCAAGTTGAAAGACCGACAATTTCGATTCAGACAAATGGTGGTTTGCTAGATATCGGTTTTGACTTTACCAGTATTGACCAGGCGGAAGTGGATGATGCTTTAGCAGCTCTTTTTTCGACTAATGATTATTTCATCAATAAATCTGGCAAGGTGCTCGTTTTTGATGAGGAAACAAAAAGAGTCAGCAAAACCTTACAGGATTTACGAGCTAAAAAAGGAAAAAATGGTATTTTCCAGACGCAGCGGATTGCTGCCTATCAGCTATCTGAATTGTTTAAAAACCAAGAAAAAGTGAACTTTTCAGAAGAGTTTCGCCATTTAGCTTTTGATTTGACGCATCCGGAGGAATTTACACTGCCGCCATTAAAAGTGGAGGCAACTTTGCGTGATTACCAAGAAACTGGTGTCAAGTGGATAAGCATGCTTGACCGTTACGGGTTTGGTGGTATTTTAGCAGATGATATGGGGCTTGGGAAAACACTCCAAACGATAGCCTTTTTAAGTAGTAGGCTAAAAAAGGAAACGAACGTCTTAATTTTGGCGCCATCTAGTTTGATTTACAATTGGCTGGATGAGTTTGCAAAGTTTGCACCAGATATTGATGCGGCAGTCATCTATGGCTTAAAATCAATAAGAGATAACTTAATTGCAGAACGCCATCAGGTGATGATTACAAGTTATGCCTCTTTCCGTCAAGATGTTGAAGAATATAGTCAATTGAACTTTGATTATCTCTTTTTAGATGAAGCACAGGTCATGAAAAATACGCAAACCAAGATTGCTCATCATTTACGAAATTTTGAGGTCAAAAATACTTTTGCTCTTTCTGGAACACCGATTGAAAATAACCTCAGCGAATTATGGTCTATTTTTCAAATTGTTTTGCCAGGATTATTACCTAGCAAAAAGAACTTTTTGAAACTGCCTGCAGAAACTGTTGCTCGTTTTATCAAACCATTTGTCATGCGGCGAAAGAAAGAAGATGTCTTGCAAGAATTGCCAGAACTCATCGAAGTTTCTTATCGCAATGAGCTTGCAGATAGTCAAAAGGCTATCTACCTAGCGCAACTAAAACAAATGCAGGAGCGTGTGCTTACTTCTACAGAGGAAGAACTGAATCGTAGCAAAATGGAAATTTTGTCTGGTTTGATGCGGTTACGTCAAATCTGCGATACTCCCACGCTCTTTATGGAGGACTATCATGGAGAGAGTGGCAAACTAGAAAGCCTGCTAGAACTATTAGAGCAGATTCAGACAGGAAGCCACCGTGTGTTAATCTTTTCTCAATTCCGAGGAATGCTAGACATTATCGAAAAAGAATTGAAAAAGATGAAAATGGAGACATTTAAAATTACAGGTTCTACACCAGCAAAAGAGCGACAAGAAATGACAAATGCTTTTAATAATGGGGAAGGAGACGCCTTTTTAATCTCTTTAAAAGCTGGTGGTGTTGGCTTGAATCTAACTGGTGCTGATACTGTTATCTTAGTAGACCTTTGGTGGAACCCAGCAGTAGAGTCTCAGGCAATTGGTCGAGCTCACCGTATGGGTCAAGAAAGAAATGTAGAAGTATATCGATTGATTACGCGAGGAACGATTGAAGAAAAAATTCAAGAGTTGCAGGAAAGCAAGCGTCATCTCGTATCAACTATCCTAGATGGAACAGAATCCCGTAGTAGCCTAACCGTTGCTGAAATACGAGAAATTCTAGGAATTTCTACAGAAACACTTGAAAAATAG